Proteins encoded together in one Candidatus Sulfotelmatobacter sp. window:
- a CDS encoding tetratricopeptide repeat protein yields the protein MAARRLSIAMLLAGIAALAVAQADQSQAPQDGSSSNGSSSSVHHKSGQATHHTTVAEEVPPSPELTKAEAFIQKQNYVAAEPLLRNFLAGAAGDDPQNYVAWFELGFVENALGKTNDSIAAYRKSVAAKPDVFESNLNLGLQLAKTDAPDAEPFLRAATRMKPTSHVAQGQERAWLSLAHVLEKTKPDEAIAAYRQAAALQPKDPEPHLAAGQLLEKKEKISDAEHEYKQALALDPMSDAVTALANIYMRAHRLSEAEVELRKLAAVHPDRADVRIQLGRVLAADGKYDEAIAELQEGAKLQSAKPTPPDPTLQRDLADLYVEAKKYDQAEAAYRALLTANPNDAALHQSLGKSLIEEKKFADAQKELLEALKINPTLAPAYGDLAFAASENKDYSLVVKALDARVKYQAEEPITYFLRASAYDHLRDVKRAALNYHLFLKAASGKYPEQEWQAKHRLIAIEPKR from the coding sequence ATGGCCGCTCGTAGACTCAGTATCGCGATGCTCCTCGCGGGCATAGCCGCGCTGGCCGTTGCTCAGGCTGATCAATCTCAAGCCCCGCAGGATGGCTCCTCTTCGAACGGTTCATCTTCCAGCGTTCATCACAAATCAGGGCAAGCCACGCACCACACCACGGTTGCGGAAGAAGTCCCGCCTTCCCCGGAGCTTACCAAGGCCGAAGCGTTCATCCAGAAGCAAAATTACGTCGCGGCTGAACCGCTGTTGCGCAATTTTCTGGCCGGGGCCGCGGGCGATGACCCGCAAAATTACGTGGCGTGGTTTGAATTAGGATTTGTCGAGAATGCCCTCGGCAAGACCAACGATTCGATCGCGGCGTATCGGAAGTCTGTGGCGGCAAAGCCGGATGTTTTTGAGTCGAACCTGAATCTCGGGTTGCAACTGGCCAAGACGGATGCGCCCGACGCAGAACCATTTCTACGCGCTGCTACGCGGATGAAGCCGACCAGCCATGTGGCCCAGGGCCAGGAGCGAGCGTGGCTTTCGCTGGCGCATGTGCTGGAGAAAACGAAACCCGACGAAGCGATCGCGGCTTACCGGCAAGCGGCGGCATTGCAGCCGAAGGATCCGGAGCCGCACTTAGCCGCGGGACAGCTCTTGGAAAAGAAAGAAAAGATTTCGGACGCGGAGCACGAGTACAAGCAGGCGCTCGCGCTCGATCCGATGTCGGACGCAGTGACCGCCCTGGCAAATATTTACATGCGCGCCCATCGCTTGTCTGAAGCCGAGGTGGAGTTGCGGAAACTCGCGGCGGTGCACCCCGACCGCGCGGACGTACGCATTCAGCTGGGCCGCGTATTGGCGGCTGACGGCAAGTACGACGAGGCGATCGCCGAACTTCAGGAGGGAGCGAAACTGCAAAGCGCAAAACCGACACCTCCGGATCCGACGCTGCAGCGCGACCTCGCGGACTTATACGTCGAGGCTAAGAAATACGATCAGGCGGAAGCGGCTTATCGCGCGCTGCTGACAGCAAATCCCAACGACGCCGCGCTGCATCAGAGCCTGGGCAAATCGCTGATCGAAGAAAAGAAATTCGCCGACGCACAGAAGGAACTGCTGGAGGCGTTGAAGATCAATCCCACACTCGCGCCGGCGTATGGCGACCTGGCCTTCGCTGCGAGCGAGAATAAGGATTATTCGCTGGTCGTGAAGGCGTTGGACGCGCGAGTGAAATATCAAGCTGAGGAGCCTATCACATATTTTCTGCGAGCTTCCGCCTATGACCATCTGCGGGATGTCAAGCGGGCTGCGCTGAATTATCATCTCTTTCTCAAAGCGGCCAGCGGGAAGTATCCTGAACAGGAATGGCAGGCGAAACATCGGCTGATCGCGATTGAACCGAAAAGGTAA
- the uvrA gene encoding excinuclease ABC subunit UvrA, producing MSSASRTSISTQSVSSPTESIVVRGARVHNLKNIDFEVPHNSLTVVTGVSGSGKSSLAFDTIYAEGQRRYVESLSAYARQFLERIEKPDVDEIDGIAPAVAIKQKNTTRNPRSTVATATEIYDYLRLLFARVGRTYCAKCGREVKKDTVDEVAEAILALEPETRLQVLFPLQQPGTVDGTAVKGDRTSKPRKASAKSPPFDKLRAGFEAKEAKSGSRRAELSEVLKTRLFDLRRAGFNRLYQGGEVYEFSTPESLLDVNFAEPVFVLVDRLVVSAEARARIVDAIETAYREAGEVIFEVAGENVTPTSAASATASGRSVRPARLRFAERFECKECNLRYEEPEPRLFSFNNPYGACPRCQGFGNTIDFDLDLVIPDKLKTLAECPIEPWTKPKYRPLFTDLKRFAKQAGIPLDVPWADLEEEHRNLILRGEGKFPGVRGFFDHLERKKYKLHVRVFLSRYRGYSLCPECNGSRLRMEARQVKINGKNICEICGLTVEGALKFFEQVELSLEQAEIADKLLHEIRERLRFLNNVGLEYLTLDRLSSTLSGGEAQRIQLATSLGSRLVGTLYVLDEPSIGLHPRDTHRLIKILHDLRDLGNTILVVEHDPDIMRAADRILDLGPGAGENGGKLVAEGTYDEILRNPVSLTGRYLSGDLRIQPPLVRRKPGAQQIGIRGVRANNLRGVDINIPLGMLVAITGVSGSGKSTLLHQVLYRALAQAKQQAGNGATGPVASWESLEGDQFIEEVVLVDQSPIGRTPRSNPVTYIKAFDAIRDLFASLPEAKKRGFGAGHFSFNIPGGRCETCQGDGTVTVEMQFLADVELICEECKGTRYKPTVLEVRYRGKNIHEVLNLTVKEALKFFAEAPKITDKLRSLEEVGLGYLRLGQSATTLSGGEAQRMKLAAHLQPASREIGRGASGSDARLKRRLLYIFDEPTTGLHFDDVSKLLAAFRRLIEAGGSIVVIEHNLEVIKTADWVIDLGPEGGSRGGKIVGAGPPEAIAKLPDSYTGQYLGHILDGNDLHGNGASRSNGRS from the coding sequence ATGTCTTCTGCATCGCGCACATCTATTTCGACCCAGTCTGTTTCGAGTCCCACGGAGAGCATCGTCGTACGCGGGGCGCGCGTGCATAACCTCAAAAATATTGACTTTGAGGTGCCACACAATTCGCTGACGGTGGTAACCGGGGTTTCAGGTTCGGGCAAGTCGTCGCTGGCCTTTGACACGATTTATGCCGAGGGACAGCGGCGCTACGTGGAATCGTTGTCGGCGTATGCCCGGCAATTTCTGGAGCGCATCGAAAAACCGGACGTGGACGAGATCGATGGGATCGCGCCGGCAGTGGCGATCAAACAGAAAAATACGACACGGAATCCGCGCTCGACCGTAGCGACAGCGACCGAGATTTACGACTATCTACGGCTACTGTTTGCGCGGGTAGGGCGAACTTATTGCGCGAAGTGCGGGCGCGAAGTGAAGAAGGATACGGTCGATGAGGTCGCGGAGGCGATTCTGGCTCTGGAGCCGGAGACGCGGTTGCAGGTGCTGTTTCCGCTTCAGCAGCCGGGGACGGTCGACGGCACGGCGGTCAAAGGCGATCGAACTTCGAAACCGAGGAAGGCTTCGGCAAAATCCCCACCCTTCGACAAGCTCAGGGCAGGCTTTGAAGCGAAAGAAGCGAAAAGTGGGTCACGCAGAGCCGAGTTGAGCGAGGTGTTGAAGACGCGGTTGTTCGATTTGCGTCGGGCGGGATTTAATCGGCTATATCAGGGCGGGGAGGTTTACGAATTCTCCACCCCAGAGTCGTTGCTGGACGTCAACTTCGCGGAGCCAGTCTTTGTGCTCGTGGATCGGCTGGTGGTTTCGGCGGAGGCGCGAGCTCGGATTGTCGATGCGATTGAGACGGCTTATCGGGAGGCAGGGGAAGTTATTTTTGAGGTTGCGGGAGAAAATGTAACGCCGACATCAGCTGCAAGTGCAACTGCGTCGGGCAGGAGTGTCCGACCTGCACGGCTGCGCTTCGCAGAGCGGTTTGAGTGTAAAGAATGCAACTTGCGCTATGAGGAGCCGGAGCCGCGGCTTTTCTCCTTTAACAATCCTTATGGGGCCTGTCCGCGGTGCCAGGGTTTTGGCAACACGATTGACTTCGATCTCGATCTGGTCATCCCCGACAAATTGAAAACGCTGGCCGAGTGTCCGATTGAGCCGTGGACCAAGCCGAAGTATCGTCCGCTGTTTACGGATTTGAAGCGGTTCGCGAAGCAGGCGGGCATTCCGCTCGACGTGCCGTGGGCCGATCTTGAGGAGGAGCACCGAAATCTGATACTGCGCGGCGAAGGTAAATTCCCGGGGGTACGCGGATTTTTCGATCACCTGGAGCGCAAGAAATATAAGTTGCACGTGCGGGTATTTCTCAGCCGCTATCGCGGATATTCGCTGTGTCCGGAGTGCAACGGCTCGCGGCTACGCATGGAAGCGCGGCAGGTCAAGATCAACGGGAAAAACATCTGCGAGATATGCGGGCTCACGGTCGAAGGCGCGCTGAAATTCTTTGAGCAGGTTGAGCTGAGTCTCGAGCAGGCTGAGATCGCCGACAAGTTGCTGCACGAGATTCGCGAGCGACTGCGATTTCTGAACAATGTGGGCCTGGAATATCTGACGCTGGATCGGCTGTCGTCCACGCTTTCCGGCGGCGAGGCGCAACGCATTCAGTTGGCGACTTCGCTCGGATCGCGGCTGGTGGGCACGTTGTATGTGCTGGACGAGCCGTCGATCGGGCTGCATCCGCGGGATACGCATCGGTTGATCAAGATTCTGCACGACCTGCGCGATCTGGGAAACACGATACTCGTTGTCGAACACGATCCTGACATCATGCGAGCCGCCGACCGCATCCTCGATCTGGGGCCCGGAGCCGGCGAGAATGGCGGCAAGTTGGTGGCCGAGGGGACGTATGACGAGATTCTGCGCAATCCAGTTTCGCTGACTGGGCGCTATCTATCGGGGGATTTGCGCATTCAGCCTCCACTCGTGAGGCGTAAGCCGGGGGCGCAGCAGATCGGGATTCGCGGCGTGCGCGCCAATAATCTCAGGGGGGTCGATATCAATATTCCGCTGGGCATGCTGGTCGCGATCACCGGCGTCTCCGGGTCGGGCAAGTCGACGCTGCTGCATCAGGTACTCTACCGGGCGCTGGCCCAAGCCAAGCAGCAGGCGGGGAATGGCGCGACCGGTCCGGTTGCGAGTTGGGAGAGCCTGGAGGGCGATCAGTTCATCGAGGAAGTGGTTCTGGTCGATCAGTCGCCGATCGGGCGCACGCCGCGGTCGAATCCGGTGACCTATATTAAGGCGTTCGACGCCATCCGGGATCTGTTCGCTTCCCTGCCCGAGGCGAAGAAGCGCGGCTTCGGCGCGGGGCATTTTTCGTTCAACATTCCCGGCGGGCGCTGCGAGACTTGCCAGGGCGATGGCACGGTCACTGTCGAGATGCAGTTTCTTGCGGACGTGGAATTGATTTGCGAAGAGTGCAAGGGCACGCGCTATAAGCCAACGGTGCTGGAGGTGCGCTATCGGGGCAAGAATATTCACGAAGTGCTGAATCTGACGGTGAAGGAAGCATTGAAGTTCTTTGCCGAAGCGCCCAAGATCACCGACAAGCTGCGGTCGCTCGAGGAAGTTGGGCTGGGATACTTGCGGCTGGGGCAATCGGCGACAACTCTTTCTGGAGGCGAGGCGCAACGCATGAAGCTGGCTGCGCACTTGCAGCCGGCGTCGCGGGAGATCGGCAGGGGCGCGTCGGGCAGCGATGCCAGGCTCAAACGGCGCTTACTCTATATTTTCGACGAGCCCACGACCGGGCTGCATTTTGACGACGTCAGCAAACTCCTCGCCGCCTTTCGCCGTCTTATAGAAGCGGGAGGATCAATCGTCGTCATCGAGCATAATCTGGAGGTCATCAAGACGGCGGACTGGGTGATTGATCTGGGCCCGGAGGGTGGCAGCCGTGGCGGCAAAATCGTCGGAGCCGGACCTCCGGAGGCGATCGCCAAGCTTCCCGATTCTTACACAGGACAATACCTGGGGCATATTCTGGACGGCAATGATCTGCACGGGAATGGTGCATCGCGTTCCAATGGCCGCTCGTAG
- a CDS encoding cytochrome C oxidase subunit IV family protein: MNDAATHEYSHDDSKAQYFWVWGALLVLTAIEVVLGYKQIFEPVRMLEVLLILSIIKSALIIGYFMHLKFEKSIMRWMLVISVTACFIIMYFFFFPDAGRVLRLGVH; the protein is encoded by the coding sequence ATGAACGACGCCGCGACGCATGAGTATTCCCACGACGACAGCAAAGCACAGTATTTCTGGGTGTGGGGCGCGTTGCTGGTCCTAACCGCAATCGAAGTGGTGCTGGGATATAAGCAGATCTTCGAGCCGGTGCGCATGCTCGAGGTGCTGCTAATTTTGTCGATCATTAAGTCGGCGCTGATCATCGGTTACTTCATGCACTTGAAGTTTGAGAAGTCCATCATGCGTTGGATGCTGGTGATTTCGGTTACAGCGTGCTTCATCATTATGTATTTCTTTTTCTTTCCCGACGCGGGACGCGTATTGAGACTGGGAGTTCACTAA
- a CDS encoding cytochrome oxidase subunit III yields MANATLQHTAVEHATPGAYEAPLFGAYSKKVGMWLFLASDSLTFGALLFAFCYERIYTNWPTPFHVQSIVNSTIMTACLLSSSLTMVMAVFAAQRGDRAWTRNWLLATMAFGTAFIVLHGMEWSHLIDEGLTLPIFPKSAHAAAGELADITKNTPQFPQTFFGLTAMHMLHVTIGVIYLGVVAFRKWFLPVLGAFWIGGYFLIPSDNVFHYGIHVLGLALAVSAIILFLKPKDYDAQDVEVAGLYWHFVDLVWMFIFPLVYLLSTKIT; encoded by the coding sequence ATGGCTAACGCCACGTTGCAGCATACTGCCGTCGAACATGCGACGCCGGGAGCGTACGAGGCGCCGCTGTTTGGCGCCTATTCGAAGAAGGTGGGAATGTGGCTGTTCCTGGCCTCGGACTCGCTGACGTTTGGGGCGCTGCTTTTCGCCTTCTGCTACGAACGCATTTACACGAACTGGCCGACGCCATTTCACGTGCAAAGCATCGTCAATTCGACCATCATGACCGCGTGCCTGCTGTCGAGTTCGCTGACTATGGTGATGGCGGTGTTTGCGGCGCAGCGCGGCGACCGCGCCTGGACGCGCAACTGGCTGCTGGCCACGATGGCGTTTGGCACGGCGTTCATCGTGCTGCATGGCATGGAGTGGAGCCACCTGATCGACGAAGGGCTCACGCTGCCGATCTTCCCGAAATCAGCGCACGCCGCCGCGGGAGAGCTCGCAGACATTACTAAGAACACCCCGCAGTTCCCGCAAACTTTTTTCGGCCTCACCGCGATGCACATGCTGCACGTGACCATTGGCGTGATCTACCTGGGAGTGGTGGCGTTTCGAAAGTGGTTTCTGCCGGTATTGGGCGCCTTTTGGATCGGGGGATATTTCTTGATCCCTTCCGACAATGTCTTTCACTATGGGATTCATGTTTTGGGATTGGCGCTGGCGGTATCGGCGATCATCCTGTTTCTGAAACCGAAGGATTACGACGCGCAGGACGTGGAGGTCGCCGGCTTGTACTGGCACTTCGTCGACCTGGTGTGGATGTTCATCTTCCCGCTGGTATATTTGCTGTCGACCAAGATCACGTAA
- a CDS encoding cytochrome c oxidase subunit 3: protein MATYTPTNPIDQIGHGHKPPVPPAGGGDDGRGGDIPDYGARLRRARLGLACGIATVCMVFISLTSAYIVRQGLPTFDGASNSYVRDWGRVDLPWLLLAINTAVLLLSSVTIEFSRRKAAMQAALAPVQSIPGVSLGNERSFPWLGITVLLGMGFLGGQWLAWGELKARGFLISTNPNSSFVYLLTIAHAVHLAGGMIALIWAASASLLKKPIEAQRILVDITAWYWHFMLVLWVYVFALLGFAR, encoded by the coding sequence ATGGCGACCTATACTCCAACCAATCCGATCGATCAAATTGGCCACGGGCACAAGCCGCCGGTTCCCCCGGCGGGTGGCGGCGACGATGGGCGCGGCGGCGACATTCCCGATTATGGGGCGCGGTTGCGGCGGGCACGGCTGGGACTGGCGTGCGGCATTGCGACCGTGTGCATGGTGTTTATCTCGCTGACCAGCGCATATATTGTGCGCCAGGGACTGCCGACGTTTGATGGCGCATCGAATTCCTACGTGCGCGATTGGGGCCGGGTGGATTTGCCCTGGCTGCTGCTGGCGATCAACACCGCGGTACTTCTATTGAGCAGCGTCACGATTGAGTTCTCGCGGCGCAAGGCGGCGATGCAAGCAGCGCTGGCTCCCGTGCAGTCGATTCCTGGAGTGTCCCTGGGCAACGAGCGATCGTTTCCGTGGCTGGGAATTACTGTACTGCTGGGGATGGGCTTCCTGGGCGGGCAATGGCTGGCGTGGGGCGAACTGAAAGCCCGGGGATTTCTTATCTCGACCAATCCCAACAGCTCGTTCGTGTACCTGCTGACCATTGCGCACGCGGTGCATCTTGCAGGCGGAATGATCGCGCTGATCTGGGCGGCCAGCGCTTCCCTGCTGAAGAAACCAATCGAGGCGCAGCGCATTTTGGTGGACATCACGGCATGGTATTGGCATTTCATGCTGGTGCTGTGGGTGTATGTGTTTGCGTTGTTAGGATTCGCGCGATAG